From Fibrobacter sp. UWEL, a single genomic window includes:
- a CDS encoding SO_0444 family Cu/Zn efflux transporter has protein sequence MEYITTFLSALVELFAEMAPFLLLGFLLAGILHVWVPRSLYVPKISKPNFKSVLLSALFGIPLPICSCGVIPTAVALRKEGASKGASVSFLISTPATGVDSILATYSLLGLPFAILRPVAAFVSSMFGGLLTNIVTRGEKEEDLSKIEVPKESCCCGGCDDDHDDHEEHEEHEEHGCCCCHEHEESHEEEHKCCCCGHDDESEHNDGFVGKLKDTFKYGFGDLLPEITRWLLIGLVLGALIAAFVPNELFMSIREYPILCMFAMLLISMPMYTCSTGSIPLALALMAKGLPPGAALVLLMAGPATSIASMVVVGKTFGKRTLVAYLFSIAAGAFFFGWVVDTFMMDTFLSSITMKGMACHGDGLSWFDYGCVAVLAVLITTGLIRSRKL, from the coding sequence ATGGAATACATAACAACATTTCTTTCTGCGTTAGTGGAACTGTTTGCGGAAATGGCTCCCTTCCTGCTCTTGGGTTTCTTGCTGGCAGGTATTCTGCATGTTTGGGTGCCTCGCTCCCTGTACGTGCCCAAGATTAGCAAGCCTAACTTTAAGTCGGTGCTGCTTTCTGCGCTGTTTGGCATTCCGCTGCCCATTTGCAGTTGCGGCGTGATTCCTACGGCGGTTGCCTTACGCAAGGAAGGTGCTAGCAAGGGCGCAAGCGTCAGCTTCCTGATTTCTACGCCGGCTACAGGTGTGGATTCCATTCTGGCTACATACTCCCTGCTGGGTTTGCCCTTTGCAATTCTTCGCCCAGTGGCAGCTTTTGTTTCGTCCATGTTTGGTGGGCTGCTTACAAATATTGTGACCCGCGGCGAAAAGGAAGAAGATCTTTCTAAGATTGAAGTTCCTAAGGAAAGTTGCTGTTGCGGTGGTTGCGACGACGACCACGATGATCATGAGGAACATGAAGAACATGAAGAACATGGTTGCTGCTGCTGTCATGAACATGAAGAATCTCACGAAGAAGAACACAAGTGTTGTTGCTGCGGTCATGACGATGAATCTGAACACAATGACGGTTTCGTGGGTAAGTTGAAGGATACCTTCAAGTATGGCTTCGGCGACTTGCTTCCCGAAATTACCCGCTGGTTGTTGATCGGCTTGGTATTGGGCGCCTTGATTGCGGCATTCGTTCCCAATGAACTGTTCATGTCCATTCGCGAATACCCCATTCTCTGCATGTTCGCTATGCTGTTGATTTCCATGCCCATGTACACCTGCTCTACAGGCTCTATCCCGCTGGCTTTGGCTCTTATGGCAAAGGGGTTGCCTCCTGGTGCCGCACTGGTGTTACTGATGGCTGGTCCTGCAACTAGCATCGCCTCCATGGTGGTGGTGGGTAAGACCTTTGGCAAGCGCACTCTGGTAGCTTACCTGTTCAGCATCGCTGCGGGAGCTTTCTTCTTTGGCTGGGTGGTGGACACCTTTATGATGGATACCTTCCTCAGTTCCATTACCATGAAGGGAATGGCTTGTCACGGTGATGGTTTAAGCTGGTTCGATTACGGTTGTGTAGCCGTTCTCGCGGTGTTAATTACCACTGGATTGATCCGAAGCCGTAAGCTCTAA
- a CDS encoding metalloregulator ArsR/SmtB family transcription factor — MVEKEMEFEGSDCSTIHEEVVNAIRPMLPEDESLMDLADTFKIFSDFTRVKILCALMRAEEHMVDHKDHGYECRPEMCVSDISVLLNMTKSSISHQLRILKQSNLVKYRKEGSVVYYSLADEHVKTIFNQGMAHVLE, encoded by the coding sequence ATGGTAGAAAAGGAAATGGAATTCGAAGGATCAGACTGCAGCACTATTCATGAAGAAGTGGTGAATGCGATTCGTCCTATGCTACCTGAAGATGAATCTCTTATGGATCTGGCTGATACCTTCAAGATTTTCAGTGATTTTACCCGCGTCAAGATTCTTTGTGCCCTAATGCGTGCCGAGGAACATATGGTTGATCATAAGGACCACGGCTACGAATGCCGTCCGGAAATGTGTGTCAGTGATATTTCTGTACTGTTGAATATGACAAAGTCTTCCATCTCTCACCAGCTACGAATCCTTAAACAGTCCAATCTGGTGAAGTATCGCAAGGAAGGTAGCGTGGTTTATTATTCCTTAGCCGATGAACATGTAAAGACCATTTTCAATCAGGGCATGGCCCATGTGTTAGAATGA
- a CDS encoding PTS sugar transporter subunit IIA, which produces MALVYTKLYTSSETFGRAIGFAYDALVHGPCKFDANATWKGVVERVKQGVYMGEGLLLPHTRVPGLAEPLMAFVVCPEGLTDIEIRGGEKAQFMCLLLSPAESAMAHTTVIASMAKKMLDPEWKAKALAVKSDEEIKALFE; this is translated from the coding sequence ATGGCTTTAGTTTATACGAAATTATATACGAGTAGTGAAACCTTTGGACGTGCCATTGGCTTTGCCTACGATGCCTTGGTTCATGGGCCTTGTAAGTTTGATGCCAACGCTACGTGGAAAGGGGTGGTGGAACGTGTAAAACAGGGTGTGTATATGGGTGAGGGCTTGTTGTTGCCCCACACTCGCGTGCCGGGACTTGCAGAACCCTTGATGGCTTTTGTGGTTTGTCCCGAAGGCTTGACCGATATCGAAATCCGCGGTGGCGAGAAGGCTCAGTTTATGTGCTTGCTTTTGTCTCCTGCGGAATCTGCCATGGCTCATACCACGGTAATCGCCAGCATGGCCAAGAAAATGCTGGATCCCGAATGGAAGGCAAAAGCTCTGGCGGTCAAGAGTGACGAGGAAATCAAGGCTCTATTTGAGTAA
- a CDS encoding aminoglycoside phosphotransferase family protein, which yields MNNDMISPAVKDFLLSHGYDADFEVSNIAGAGSGRKYYRIASGDRSCVLQVSASVDDDFKRFVDYSVAFKDFGLPVPSVYFVDEESASVLQEDLGAHNVLDEVRPSGQGKSGNVRILYPVIIDALIKWQEVSRSLFSARSDLWLRRFDFAALKWETDYFTEHYLMGHKGITEIPESVRNCYSMLALTVDAQPKVLMHRDFQSQNIMVKPDSDIAFVDYQGARRGSMFYDLASLLWDPYVGLSLTEIQDFFEYWRTSFRETKTYTKEDAWEAFIHASLQRVMQAMGAYCKLSKVNGIQKFEQYIEPGKAQLRVLFGEFKKIAKVTSPEVFEFMEKALA from the coding sequence ATGAATAACGATATGATTTCTCCTGCTGTTAAAGATTTCTTGCTCTCTCATGGCTATGATGCCGATTTTGAAGTTTCCAATATTGCCGGTGCCGGTTCGGGCCGCAAGTATTATCGAATCGCAAGTGGTGACCGCTCCTGCGTTCTCCAGGTTTCTGCTTCAGTAGATGATGATTTTAAGCGTTTTGTTGATTATTCCGTTGCCTTTAAGGACTTCGGTTTGCCGGTCCCCAGTGTCTATTTCGTAGACGAAGAGTCCGCTTCCGTCCTTCAGGAAGACCTGGGCGCTCACAACGTGCTGGACGAAGTTCGTCCTTCTGGTCAGGGCAAGTCCGGCAATGTCCGTATTCTTTATCCTGTGATTATTGACGCCTTGATCAAGTGGCAGGAAGTTTCCCGCTCCCTGTTCAGTGCTCGTTCTGACTTGTGGCTCCGTCGTTTTGACTTTGCTGCCCTCAAGTGGGAAACCGATTACTTCACGGAACATTACCTGATGGGCCATAAGGGCATTACAGAAATTCCGGAGTCTGTCCGCAATTGCTACTCCATGTTGGCCTTGACCGTGGACGCACAGCCCAAGGTGCTGATGCATCGCGACTTCCAGAGCCAGAATATTATGGTGAAGCCGGATTCCGATATTGCTTTCGTGGACTATCAGGGCGCCCGTCGTGGTTCCATGTTCTACGATTTGGCTAGCCTCCTGTGGGATCCGTATGTAGGTCTCTCTCTGACTGAAATTCAGGATTTCTTTGAATACTGGCGAACCTCTTTCCGCGAAACCAAGACTTACACTAAGGAAGACGCTTGGGAAGCATTTATCCATGCAAGTCTCCAGCGCGTGATGCAGGCCATGGGCGCTTATTGCAAGCTTTCCAAGGTGAATGGCATCCAGAAGTTCGAGCAGTACATCGAACCGGGTAAGGCTCAGCTTCGTGTCCTGTTTGGTGAATTCAAGAAGATTGCCAAGGTGACTAGCCCGGAAGTCTTTGAATTCATGGAAAAGGCTTTGGCATAG
- a CDS encoding ABC transporter permease subunit, whose translation MRSYILRRLLLMIPTLIGISLVCFILIQLLPGGPVEEMISRAQAAAAMKGGVDASKALSPDQIAQIQAYFGFDKPAWQRYLTWLWNVLHLDFGSSYTYGLPVWDVISSRFPISLFFGFTSFFLSYLVCIPLGLWKAVHHGSKMDSFTSGAIFSGYVMPGYALGILLIIFLAGGSYLDIFPLGGLTSDDFEDFSFFEKIGDLAHHLVLPIFCYMIGEFAFLTFLMKNSALEELGRDYMRTALAKGLSFRKALVRHALRNALIPIATRLSEICTLMFAGALLIEKVFDIDGMGLLYYNSMVNRDYNVVMGVIFLSSLMAMVGRLFSDILYTVVDPRIKFS comes from the coding sequence ATGCGTTCCTATATCCTTAGACGTTTGCTGCTAATGATCCCGACTCTCATCGGGATTTCATTGGTGTGCTTTATCCTGATTCAGCTGTTGCCTGGTGGCCCCGTGGAAGAAATGATTTCCCGCGCCCAGGCCGCTGCCGCCATGAAGGGTGGGGTAGATGCGTCTAAGGCTCTATCTCCCGATCAGATTGCTCAGATTCAGGCCTACTTCGGTTTTGACAAGCCTGCCTGGCAGCGCTATCTGACTTGGCTTTGGAACGTGCTCCACCTGGACTTTGGTTCCAGCTATACCTACGGCCTTCCCGTGTGGGACGTCATCTCCAGTCGTTTCCCCATTTCCTTGTTCTTCGGGTTTACCTCTTTCTTCCTGAGCTATCTAGTCTGTATCCCTCTTGGACTCTGGAAGGCGGTTCACCACGGCAGCAAGATGGATTCCTTTACGTCTGGTGCCATCTTCTCGGGCTATGTGATGCCTGGTTATGCGCTTGGTATTTTGCTAATCATTTTCCTCGCTGGCGGATCTTATCTGGATATCTTCCCCTTAGGAGGTTTGACCTCCGACGACTTCGAGGATTTCAGCTTCTTCGAGAAGATTGGGGATTTGGCTCATCACCTGGTGCTGCCTATCTTCTGCTATATGATCGGGGAGTTTGCCTTCCTGACCTTCCTCATGAAGAACTCCGCTTTGGAGGAATTGGGTAGAGATTATATGCGCACCGCACTTGCCAAGGGCTTGAGTTTTAGAAAAGCTCTGGTTCGTCACGCCTTACGTAACGCCCTGATTCCCATTGCTACACGTCTGTCCGAAATCTGTACCTTGATGTTTGCGGGGGCCCTTCTCATCGAGAAGGTCTTCGATATTGATGGCATGGGCTTGCTCTATTACAACTCCATGGTGAACCGCGACTACAACGTGGTCATGGGTGTCATCTTCCTCAGCAGCCTGATGGCCATGGTGGGGCGCCTGTTCAGTGACATTCTTTATACCGTAGTGGATCCGCGAATCAAGTTCTCCTAA
- the dapB gene encoding dihydrodipicolinate reductase: protein MSVYVMVNGIPGNMGKIVAETCVKRGLELVPYSLTGEIIVENESEVAGKTIQLLKPSNREARIGEVLEKYPNLICVDYTHPTAVNDNAAFYVKHKIPFVMGTTGGDRDALLKLVADANHPSVIAPNMSKQIVAFQTMIEWLANEFPTAFSGYKLSVVESHQKTKADTSGTARAVVGSFQKMGFTYTPDDIEKVRDEKSQMERMHVPEEYLGGHAFHTYNLDSEDGTVHFEFQHNVCGRKIYAEGTVDAVNFLAEQLANGTAKPFNMMDVLRSGKMR, encoded by the coding sequence ATGTCCGTTTATGTAATGGTGAATGGTATCCCGGGTAACATGGGTAAGATCGTTGCAGAGACCTGCGTTAAGCGCGGCCTGGAACTTGTCCCGTATTCTCTCACTGGCGAAATCATTGTTGAAAATGAATCTGAAGTGGCCGGCAAGACCATCCAGCTTTTGAAGCCTAGCAATCGTGAAGCTCGCATCGGTGAAGTTTTGGAAAAGTACCCGAACCTCATCTGCGTGGACTACACTCATCCTACTGCAGTAAACGACAACGCCGCTTTCTACGTAAAGCACAAGATTCCTTTCGTGATGGGCACCACCGGTGGTGACCGCGACGCCCTGCTGAAGCTGGTGGCCGATGCAAACCATCCCAGCGTGATTGCTCCCAACATGAGCAAGCAGATTGTTGCTTTCCAGACCATGATCGAATGGCTGGCTAACGAGTTCCCCACCGCATTCAGCGGCTACAAGCTTTCTGTGGTTGAAAGCCACCAGAAGACCAAGGCTGACACCAGCGGTACTGCCCGTGCAGTGGTTGGTTCCTTCCAGAAGATGGGCTTCACTTATACTCCGGACGATATCGAGAAGGTTCGTGACGAAAAGAGCCAGATGGAACGTATGCACGTACCCGAAGAATACCTGGGCGGCCACGCATTCCACACCTACAACCTGGACAGCGAAGACGGCACCGTTCACTTCGAATTCCAGCACAATGTTTGCGGCCGTAAGATTTACGCCGAAGGTACTGTGGACGCCGTGAACTTCCTGGCTGAACAGCTGGCCAACGGCACTGCAAAGCCCTTCAACATGATGGACGTTCTCCGCTCCGGTAAGATGAGGTAA
- a CDS encoding iron-containing alcohol dehydrogenase encodes MNNFTFYSPTEFVFGRSTESQVGDLCLKHGASRVMIIYGGGSVVRSGLLDKVKSALTAAGITFTEMGGVQPNPVDTKVREGLEIAREFKPDFLLPVGGGSVIDTAKAMAVGYYYEGDFWDLFEMVNCKKKATTSRALPIGVVLTIPAAGSEGSGNSVITNTATKVKVGIRYPMILRPKFAVMNPELTMTLPEWQTASGVSDMMAHILERYLSNTLDVQIGDRLAEGMLLAIMESAEKLIANPQDYEARANIMWSATIAHNDTCSLGRVEDWNSHAMEHEISAEYDVTHGAGLAVIFPAFLQYGAKHNPHKIAQLGHRVLGIADSGDASADAMAAALALKTWLHDKLHMPVTFEQLGVANPNLELLNERLHNLKGAVLHGYMDLDAAATMEIYKLAL; translated from the coding sequence ATGAATAACTTTACCTTCTACAGTCCAACAGAATTTGTTTTTGGTCGTTCCACGGAATCTCAGGTGGGGGACCTTTGCCTTAAGCATGGCGCAAGCCGCGTGATGATTATTTACGGTGGCGGAAGCGTTGTTCGCTCCGGCCTGTTGGACAAAGTAAAGTCTGCGTTGACTGCCGCTGGAATTACCTTTACTGAAATGGGTGGCGTGCAGCCCAATCCCGTTGATACCAAGGTTCGTGAGGGCCTTGAAATTGCCCGTGAATTTAAGCCTGACTTTTTGCTGCCGGTGGGCGGCGGCTCCGTTATCGATACAGCCAAGGCTATGGCTGTGGGTTACTATTACGAAGGTGACTTCTGGGACCTTTTTGAGATGGTGAACTGCAAGAAGAAGGCGACGACATCTCGTGCGCTGCCTATTGGCGTGGTGCTCACCATTCCTGCTGCTGGTTCCGAAGGTTCCGGCAATTCAGTGATTACAAATACTGCCACCAAGGTGAAGGTGGGTATCCGCTATCCCATGATTCTTCGCCCGAAGTTTGCGGTAATGAATCCGGAGCTGACCATGACCTTGCCGGAATGGCAGACGGCCAGCGGTGTTAGCGATATGATGGCCCACATTCTGGAACGTTACCTGAGTAATACTCTTGACGTGCAGATCGGCGACCGTCTTGCCGAAGGTATGCTTCTTGCCATTATGGAAAGTGCGGAAAAGCTCATTGCCAACCCGCAGGACTATGAAGCCCGCGCCAACATTATGTGGAGTGCTACCATCGCCCATAACGATACCTGCTCTTTGGGCCGCGTCGAAGACTGGAACAGCCACGCCATGGAACATGAAATTTCTGCAGAGTACGACGTTACCCACGGCGCCGGCCTTGCGGTGATTTTCCCGGCATTCCTGCAGTACGGTGCAAAGCACAATCCTCACAAGATTGCCCAGCTGGGTCATCGCGTTCTTGGAATTGCCGACTCCGGCGACGCATCTGCTGATGCAATGGCTGCCGCACTTGCCCTTAAGACTTGGCTCCACGACAAGCTCCATATGCCTGTGACGTTCGAACAGCTGGGTGTTGCAAATCCCAACCTGGAACTTCTCAACGAACGTCTCCATAATTTGAAGGGAGCTGTTCTCCACGGCTATATGGATCTGGATGCCGCTGCCACTATGGAAATTTACAAGCTGGCTTTGTAA
- a CDS encoding FISUMP domain-containing protein: MIEETSLPFDGMLFFLTFRYAGCGYGVNCSNDLVYRGVCPENWHLPNVIEWKTLFESIGGVDSAGIKLKAQIEWSKSSRGNDLYGFVISGKRRRCLMIWN; this comes from the coding sequence ATGATTGAGGAAACGTCGCTTCCGTTTGACGGTATGTTGTTTTTTTTAACATTCCGTTACGCAGGCTGTGGTTATGGTGTAAATTGCAGTAATGACCTAGTTTATCGTGGTGTTTGCCCTGAAAATTGGCATTTGCCGAATGTGATTGAATGGAAAACTCTATTTGAGTCTATTGGCGGCGTTGATTCTGCTGGAATAAAGTTGAAAGCTCAAATAGAATGGAGTAAGTCTTCCAGGGGAAACGACTTATACGGCTTTGTTATATCTGGGAAGCGAAGGCGCTGTTTGATGATATGGAACTGA
- a CDS encoding ATP-binding protein, which produces MLKRTAYLKLLEWKNTRKGTSALLINGARRVGKTFLIKEFAQNEYKSCIFLDFGHISKQILDLFENDSDDFDVFFAKLSSFCKTPLYKRESLIVFDEVQLYPRARQLIKHLVADGRYDYIESGSLISLRQNVKDILIPSEEEWLELHPLTFEEFLWADGDEVSYPVLKMLFEKKIPLGPALHRKMLNRFREYMLVGGMPQAVNAYMENKDFAKADRVKRDILNLYRNDVTKFAKGYEAKVLALFDKIPAQLSRKEKRYKFSTLEKNARFRSYENAFVWLNEAMVINPCFNATDPNVGLALSADISTQKCYMADTGLLVTQTFMDKSYTSNELYRAILFDKLDINEGMIMENVVAQMLRAKGHKLYFYSRSDSANRKNNIEIDFLLREQIGIKEKICPIEVKSGSYKQHVSLDKFWGKFHKNLTQPYILYTKDLEVRKTDYGEILHLPLYMAGLL; this is translated from the coding sequence ATGCTTAAAAGAACCGCATATTTAAAGCTTCTAGAATGGAAAAACACCCGCAAGGGCACATCAGCCCTACTCATCAATGGTGCACGACGTGTCGGAAAAACATTCCTAATTAAGGAATTTGCCCAAAACGAGTACAAAAGCTGTATTTTTCTTGATTTCGGACATATTTCCAAACAGATTTTAGATCTTTTTGAAAACGATTCAGACGATTTCGACGTATTCTTTGCAAAACTATCGTCTTTCTGCAAGACGCCCCTCTATAAAAGAGAATCCTTGATTGTTTTTGACGAAGTCCAGCTATATCCAAGAGCAAGACAATTAATCAAGCATCTTGTTGCTGACGGACGTTACGATTATATTGAAAGTGGTTCCTTGATTTCACTGAGGCAAAATGTCAAAGATATCCTTATTCCTTCGGAAGAGGAATGGTTAGAACTCCATCCCCTGACTTTTGAGGAATTCCTTTGGGCCGACGGGGACGAAGTCAGTTATCCTGTCCTCAAAATGCTCTTTGAAAAAAAGATTCCTTTAGGCCCCGCACTTCATCGAAAAATGCTAAACCGTTTTCGCGAATATATGCTTGTAGGAGGTATGCCGCAAGCCGTCAACGCATATATGGAAAACAAGGACTTTGCAAAAGCAGACCGCGTCAAAAGAGACATTCTAAACCTCTATAGGAATGATGTCACCAAATTTGCCAAGGGGTACGAAGCAAAAGTCCTAGCCCTGTTTGACAAGATCCCCGCACAACTATCAAGAAAGGAAAAGCGCTACAAGTTTTCTACACTAGAAAAGAACGCACGCTTTCGATCATATGAAAACGCCTTCGTTTGGCTCAACGAAGCAATGGTTATTAATCCATGTTTCAACGCAACCGATCCTAATGTCGGCCTTGCGTTAAGCGCAGATATATCCACCCAAAAATGCTACATGGCAGACACCGGACTTCTAGTTACACAGACTTTTATGGATAAGTCCTACACCAGCAATGAGCTATACAGGGCGATTCTTTTTGACAAGCTGGACATCAACGAAGGCATGATCATGGAGAACGTTGTGGCGCAGATGCTACGAGCGAAAGGACACAAGCTTTACTTCTATTCCAGATCCGATTCTGCCAACAGGAAGAACAACATTGAAATTGACTTTTTACTCCGAGAACAAATTGGAATTAAGGAAAAAATTTGTCCTATAGAAGTCAAGTCCGGCAGTTACAAGCAGCACGTTTCACTTGATAAATTCTGGGGAAAATTCCACAAGAATTTAACACAGCCATACATTCTATACACAAAGGATTTAGAAGTCCGTAAAACAGACTACGGAGAAATCCTTCATTTACCGCTGTATATGGCAGGACTGCTATAA
- the purB gene encoding adenylosuccinate lyase, which yields MRDQFESPLIQRYASKEMSFIFSPQYKFQTWRKLWIYLAESEKELGLPITQEQVDELKSHATDINFDVAEEEEKRRRHDVMSHVYAYGVQCPKAKGIIHLGATSAFVGDNTDLIQMQQALIIVRKRLCRVMDKLSKFAMEYKDMAQLGATHFQAAQLTTVGKRACLWLQDLLIDLEEVNFLIEVLPFRGVKGTTGTQASFMDLFNGDEEKIMELDRRVTAKAGFKRVLTITGQTYTRKWDNRVNQVLSSIAQSLHKFATDMRLMQGVKEVEEPFEKTQIGSSAMAYKRNPMRSERICSLARFVMAQVNSTAITQATQWFERTLDDSANKRLAIPEAFLAMDAMLIIAENVTNGLVVYPKVIEKRIMAELPFMATENIIMEGVKNGGDRQELHEEIRVMSMEAGKVVKEQGKDNDLLERVLKNEKFQALGITEEKLKEILDLKKFVGRAPGQVVKFVTEEVRPAIDAVADWNNIDAGELKV from the coding sequence ATGCGTGACCAATTCGAAAGCCCGCTGATTCAGCGCTATGCTTCTAAGGAAATGAGTTTCATCTTCAGCCCGCAGTACAAGTTCCAGACTTGGCGCAAGCTGTGGATCTACCTGGCCGAATCCGAAAAGGAACTTGGCCTGCCCATTACTCAGGAACAGGTGGACGAACTGAAGTCTCACGCTACCGATATCAACTTTGACGTTGCCGAAGAAGAAGAAAAGCGCCGCCGTCACGACGTGATGAGCCACGTTTACGCTTACGGTGTGCAGTGCCCCAAGGCTAAGGGCATCATCCACCTGGGTGCTACCTCCGCTTTCGTTGGCGACAATACCGACCTCATCCAGATGCAGCAGGCTTTGATCATCGTTCGTAAGCGCCTCTGCCGCGTCATGGACAAGCTTTCCAAGTTTGCCATGGAATACAAGGACATGGCTCAGCTGGGTGCTACTCACTTCCAGGCTGCTCAGCTCACCACCGTTGGTAAGCGCGCTTGCCTCTGGCTCCAGGACCTGCTTATCGACCTGGAAGAAGTGAACTTCCTTATCGAAGTGCTGCCGTTCCGCGGCGTTAAGGGCACCACCGGTACCCAGGCTTCCTTCATGGACCTGTTCAACGGCGACGAAGAAAAGATCATGGAACTGGACCGCCGCGTTACCGCTAAGGCTGGCTTCAAGCGCGTTCTCACCATCACCGGCCAGACCTACACTCGTAAGTGGGACAACCGCGTAAACCAGGTGCTCTCTTCCATCGCACAGTCCTTGCACAAGTTTGCAACTGACATGCGCCTCATGCAGGGTGTCAAGGAAGTGGAAGAACCGTTTGAAAAGACTCAGATCGGTTCCTCTGCAATGGCTTACAAGCGTAATCCCATGCGTTCCGAACGTATCTGCTCTCTGGCCCGTTTCGTGATGGCTCAGGTGAACAGCACCGCCATCACTCAGGCTACCCAGTGGTTCGAACGTACTCTGGACGACTCCGCTAACAAGCGTCTCGCCATCCCCGAAGCATTCCTCGCTATGGATGCAATGCTCATCATCGCTGAAAACGTGACCAACGGTCTTGTTGTTTACCCCAAGGTGATCGAAAAGCGCATCATGGCAGAACTCCCGTTCATGGCTACCGAAAACATCATCATGGAAGGCGTGAAGAATGGCGGCGACCGTCAGGAACTCCACGAAGAAATCCGCGTGATGTCCATGGAAGCTGGCAAGGTTGTTAAGGAACAGGGTAAGGACAATGACCTCCTCGAACGCGTCCTCAAGAACGAAAAGTTCCAGGCTCTCGGCATCACCGAAGAAAAGCTGAAGGAAATCCTCGACCTGAAGAAGTTCGTTGGTCGTGCTCCTGGCCAGGTCGTGAAGTTCGTGACCGAAGAAGTCCGCCCCGCTATCGATGCAGTGGCTGACTGGAACAACATTGACGCAGGTGAGTTGAAAGTCTAG
- a CDS encoding nitroreductase family protein, with protein sequence MDFNELAQARYSCRKFLEKTVEEDKLQYILEAGRLAPTATNAQPVTVLVLKSEESLNKLRALTRMTYNANLILVVCYNTDISWKAKNYNDDFDAGDMDASIVTTHMALAAKNVGLDTLWARAFNAADVAKAFDLPENTHVACILDVGYADPEQGGPSPRHEARKPMAEFAKVL encoded by the coding sequence ATGGATTTTAATGAATTGGCCCAGGCCCGTTATAGTTGCCGCAAGTTTTTGGAAAAAACAGTAGAAGAAGATAAGCTTCAATACATTCTGGAGGCGGGTCGTCTGGCGCCTACGGCCACTAATGCCCAACCGGTAACGGTTCTGGTCCTGAAATCCGAAGAATCTCTGAATAAGCTCCGTGCATTGACTCGCATGACTTACAATGCAAACTTGATTCTTGTGGTTTGCTACAACACGGACATTAGCTGGAAGGCCAAGAACTACAATGACGACTTTGACGCAGGCGATATGGACGCAAGTATTGTGACCACTCATATGGCTCTTGCCGCAAAAAACGTGGGCTTGGATACCCTCTGGGCCCGTGCCTTTAACGCCGCCGATGTGGCCAAGGCTTTTGATCTTCCGGAAAACACCCATGTGGCCTGTATTTTGGATGTGGGTTACGCCGATCCGGAACAGGGTGGCCCCTCTCCCCGCCATGAAGCCCGCAAGCCTATGGCTGAATTTGCCAAGGTATTGTAA